CGCCCCCTGCCCCCAGCCGGAGCGGACAGTTGGGCCGCCGGGCGCATTCAGATGATCTTTCAGGATCCTTTTTCATCCCTCAATCCCCGGCTCACGGTTGGTAGTTCTGTAGCGGAGCCACTGGCGGCGCGGGGCGTCTCCCGCGAGGAACGCCATGCCCAGGCAGAAGCCATGCTGGCTACAGTGGGGCTTGAAGGCATGGGCCGCCGATATCCGCACGAGTTTTCCGGCGGGCAGCGACAGCGCATTGCCGTGGCGCGGGCGCTCATCACCCGGCCAGATGTGGTTGTGTGCGACGAGCCGGTTTCCGCGCTTGACGCCTCGGTGCAGGCGCAGGCGCTCAACCTCCTGCGCGAGGTGCAGGAGCAGTTCGGGCCAGCCTATCTTTTCATTTCGCACGATCTGGCGGTTGTGGGCTTTTTGTGCCGCCGCATATTGGTCATGTATCTGGGCCAGATTGTGGAAGAAGGCCCCACCGATGCCATTTTTGACGGCGCGGCGCACCCCTATACGCAGGCCCTCATGGCGGCCATGCCTACCGGGAGCCGCCGGGGCGAACCCATTGCCGCTCTGGAAGGCGAACTGCCAAGCCCCTTGGCTCCGCCAGCAGGATGCCGCTTTCACCCGCGTTGCCCCAAGGCAAAGGACATTTGCCGTCAGGAAGCACCGCAGTGGAAGGATATGGGTGATGGGTGGCGTGTGAGGTGTTGGCTGGCGTAATTTCGCCTCTGCGGCGGGTAGTTTTTCTAACTGGCACGGTTAACTAGATTTTTCTGCCCTTCGGGCACGATATTCCGTCCTCCGGCGGAGTTTGAGACGCCTGTGCGGCGCGCGATTTCGCCTCACCGCGAGGGATACACCTTTGGTTCTTGCTGCCCTGCGGGCACCGGATTCCGCCCTCAGGCGGAGTTTGGGACGCCTGTGCGGCGCGCAGCAAGGCGGGGCCGGTTATGGGGCTATGCCCCCTTCTCGGCCCCCCTTGCATCCCCCCCGAAGCACCCCCTTGGGTTTTCAGCTTCCGTAAAACGGCGAGGGCAACGCGTCTTGTGCTGCGGGAGCTTCCCTCACTCGCTACGCTCGCTCAGGCGATCTCCCTCCGCGCCGCGTAAATGCCAACGTCCGCTTTCGCTTCGATCAAACTCCGTTTCAGTCAATAGCCACGATCAGAATTAGTCATTGAAAAACTACCCGTAACTGGAACCTAGCTACGATCCTCACCACGCTCCCGCTCGCCCTGTTGTCAACCATACTTCTTCCCTACCCAGCCGAAATCGCTACTACCTCACACTTGTGGCAGAAAACTAGTTCTATGTCGAACCACAAGATAACTCATTAGCACCAGAAGCAATATTTTCCCTATCCCTGACTCTCGCTGCCCCTCTGAACAACAAAAATCTAACCCGATTCACGGGCTTTTGTCTTCTCCCTAGCTGCCTTTATGCTTTTCCTCCAGCCTTTCATCAGAAGCAGGTCGTGGAGTCGCCTTCCTTAGATTCGCCGGAGCAACGCGAAGGCGATGGCTGGTGTTGGGCGAATTTGCAAAGTACGCGTTTTGCGGTCTGAAAAGGAAAAATCCTGTTTTTGAGCGCAGCGTACTCATGTACGTGAGCATCAAAAACAGGATTTTAACGCTGTCAGGCCAAAAAAGTCGGGTTTGCGTAAATGCGCTCGACAGGCTCTCCCACCCCACCAACTCTCCTCTTTTTGCCTTTTCTTCCCCTGCCTTTTCTGCCTTGCCCCGGCCAATCATAAGGAGCAGGGCGTTGAGTCGCCTTCCTTAGACTCGCCGGAGCAAGGCGAAGGCGATGGCTGGTGTTGGGCGAATTTGCAAAGTACGCGTTTTGCGGTCTGAAAAGGAAGCGCCGGGATTTTGAGCGCAACGTACTCATGTACGTGAGCATCAAAATCCCGGCGCTGACGCTGTCAGGCCAAAAAAGTCGGGTTTGCGTAAATGCGCTCGACAGGCTCACCCCGCCGCCAAACTCTCCCAGCCTTACTGTATTATTTCTACCGCACAGACTACTTTGCGCAGCCGTTACCGTTCAAAATAGGTGTACCCGCGCAAGCCGTCTTCAAAAACCTGCATAATGGCAAACCGGTCGCTGGCCGAAATCCGCCCCTGTCGCACAGCCTGCTCCGCCGTGCTGCGCAGATCTTCCAGAATGCGACGCGGCTCATATTCCACATAGCTCAGAATATCCGCCACAGAGTCACCCCTGATTTCGCGCACATACTCATAATTGCCGTCATCCCGCACCCTGATGGAAACAACGTTGGTGTCGCCCATGAGGTTATGCAGATCGCCCAGGGTTTCCTGATACGCACCCACCAGGAACACGCCAAGGTAATATTCCTCGCCGTCACGCAGCGGATGCAGATCAAGGGTGGGCTTCATGCCCTGCGGGTCGATAAAATGGTCAATCCGGCCATCAGAATCGCAGGTAATATCAGAAATAATGCCCTGCCGTGCAGGAAATTCCTTGAGCCGATGCACGGGCATAACCGGGAACAACTGGTCAATGGCCCAAGAGTCAGGCAAGGACTGGAATACACTGAAGTTGCCGTAATAAATATCGGCAAGGCTCACGTCGATGTCCGCAAGATCGCGGGGTATCGTCTTGAGCCGGGTTTTTTCCTGGGCAATGCGCATGATGATGGCCCAGAAAAACCGCTCGGCCAAGGTGCGCTGACGCAGATTCACCCGCCCGGTGGAGAACAGCTGACGCATCTCGTCCCGGTAGTAAATGGCGTCGTTATAGCACTCCTGCAAATTGCGCAGGGTAATGTTGGCAAGAGTTTCACGCAGGTTCAGCACCGGCTCCGGCGTGCCCTCGGGCAGGGTATCGGGCAGCTGCACTTCTTCCACCATGCTCACATCAAGCACGTTAAAGAGCAGCACGGAATAGTAGGCCACAGTGGCGCGGCCAGATTCTGTAATGATGTGGGGATGCGGGATTTTCTGCTCATCAAGAATGCTCATGATGGCTTCAACGATGTCGGCGCTGTATTCATCGAGCGTATAGTTGCGCGACGAAACATAGTTGGTATGCGAACCGTCATAGTCCACAGCCAGACCGCCGCCAAGGTCAAGGTAGCCCATGGGCGCGCCTTCCTGCACGAGGCCCACGTAAAGACGCGCGCCTTCCATGACACCGGTACGGATGTCGCGAATATTGGAAACCTGCGACCCGAGGTGGTAGTGCAGCAGCTTGAAACAATCAAGCATGTCGTTGGCCTTGAGCGTATCCACCACATCCACGATCTGCGCGGGCGAAAGGCCAAAGGTGGAGCGTTCGCCGCCGGAATCAGTCCAGTGACCGCTGGCCTTGACGGCCAGCTTGGCACGCACGCCGATGTTGGGCCGCACGCCAAGAGCCTTGCTGCGCTCAAGCACAACTTCCAGCTCGCTTGGCATTTCGAGAACAAAGAGCACGTTAAAGCCAAGGCGCAGAGCCTGAAGGCCAAGGTCGATGAATTCTTCGTCCTTGTAGCCGTTGCAGACAATGCA
The Desulfovibrio sp. genome window above contains:
- a CDS encoding oligopeptide/dipeptide ABC transporter ATP-binding protein encodes the protein MLNQLAPEQSSASALLRLEDVSRVFDIRRGLFGEKRSLVAVDGVSLSLAKGASLGLVGESGCGKSTLGRLACGLLAPSQGQVLLDGRPLPPAGADSWAAGRIQMIFQDPFSSLNPRLTVGSSVAEPLAARGVSREERHAQAEAMLATVGLEGMGRRYPHEFSGGQRQRIAVARALITRPDVVVCDEPVSALDASVQAQALNLLREVQEQFGPAYLFISHDLAVVGFLCRRILVMYLGQIVEEGPTDAIFDGAAHPYTQALMAAMPTGSRRGEPIAALEGELPSPLAPPAGCRFHPRCPKAKDICRQEAPQWKDMGDGWRVRCWLA
- the speA gene encoding biosynthetic arginine decarboxylase — protein: MAKNRALQQWRVEDSIELYGIRNWGAGYFDVSDAGEVVICPQGPKGPQVSIPEVIAGLKERGYDMPVLLRVENILDSRIANIHESFRKAIKSLNYTGSYRGVFPIKVNQQQQVVEKIAQFGSTYHHGLEVGSKAELIAAVSLMRDREACIVCNGYKDEEFIDLGLQALRLGFNVLFVLEMPSELEVVLERSKALGVRPNIGVRAKLAVKASGHWTDSGGERSTFGLSPAQIVDVVDTLKANDMLDCFKLLHYHLGSQVSNIRDIRTGVMEGARLYVGLVQEGAPMGYLDLGGGLAVDYDGSHTNYVSSRNYTLDEYSADIVEAIMSILDEQKIPHPHIITESGRATVAYYSVLLFNVLDVSMVEEVQLPDTLPEGTPEPVLNLRETLANITLRNLQECYNDAIYYRDEMRQLFSTGRVNLRQRTLAERFFWAIIMRIAQEKTRLKTIPRDLADIDVSLADIYYGNFSVFQSLPDSWAIDQLFPVMPVHRLKEFPARQGIISDITCDSDGRIDHFIDPQGMKPTLDLHPLRDGEEYYLGVFLVGAYQETLGDLHNLMGDTNVVSIRVRDDGNYEYVREIRGDSVADILSYVEYEPRRILEDLRSTAEQAVRQGRISASDRFAIMQVFEDGLRGYTYFER